The following DNA comes from Mesorhizobium sp. B2-1-8.
GCTGCGACCAGCAACCGCCAGTCGATGCCGAAAGAGCGCAGGGCGACGAACCGCTCCGCCGCCAACCCCAACAGCAGCGCTCCCAGATAGATGAAGGGCGGAGGGAAGCGCACACCCGCGCTGTCCGGTTCGACGGCCATGCTCATCTCCAATCTGTGCTTTCAAAACGGCGGCCCCAGAATCAACGCCTCGAATTACTACTGCAGGACTTGTTTGGCGCTCGGGCGTCCGCTCACATGGGCGAACCACTGGACGAGCTTGTTCTTGCCATCGAGGATCGCTTCGCCCTCTGGCGTTATACGCAGCCGGTCGAAATGCGGCATGAGGCGGATGTCGGCCAGACTAAAGGTTTCGCCGGTGAGGTAGGGTGCCGCAATCAGAGGCTCAAGCGCCTCAGCGCAGCTACGTGCCATGGGCACGGCCGCGTTGACCCGTTCCATGTTGGTGGGCTGGCCGAGGAAGGTTGGCGCGACCACTCGCTCGAACCCAATGCCGCCCCAGGATGGGCCCAGGTAGCAGTCGATAATGCCGATGATCTGATTCATACGCGCCCCTTCGCGCGCGTTCGTCGGCTGGAGCGCCGGACCAGGAAACGTCTGGTCCAGATAGCGCAAGATGGCCTGGGTTTCGAAGACTTCGAAGCCATCATGCTCAAGCACCGGAACCTTGCCGAACGGATTCCGCGCAAGATGCTCCGGCGTTTTCCATGCCGGCGGCATCAAGCTGACGAACTCGTATTCCACACCTTTCTCGGCGAGGCCAAGCATCGCCCCCCGCACGTTGGGACTACCTGCCGTGCCATAAAGTTTGACGCTCATCCCAGGACTGGTCGTATTCATGAGGGTCACTTCCCTTCTTGCTTTAGATTGGAGCGCCGCCGCTCGGGTTGGCTAATTGGGACCGGAGAACGCAAATTCTGCTCTCAAACCAGCATCGACTGCTGGGCGAAGATACCTGCCATCGCGCCGTGCGATGATGCCAGGGTGACCGATGGCGGCGTAAGGGGGTTGGCGAGGTCGCCGGCGGCGTAGATGCCGGGCGTGCTGGTTTCGCGGCGCTCGTCGACCTTGAGGATGATGCCGAGGGGCGTATCGACCGTGGCGAGGTCCAGTGATTCATGCAGGCTTGCCGCCGGCTTGTTGCGCGGATGCGCGAACAGGATGTCGACCGCGACATTTGGGCCGGTATCGAGCTTGACGGTGGCGTTATGGGCCCCGTGATGCGCGATCTCGATGATCCGGCCATTGACGACAGGTGTGTTGCGGCGCGCCAGATCGGCCCGGATATCGGGCGGAATGTCATGACCATCGGCGAAGACCGTCAACCTGTCGGTCCAATCGTGGAACAGCCTGACCTGATTGTGCGACTGCCGGCCGGACCAGACGAGGCCCCAATGCTGGCCGGCGACTTCAAAGCCGTCGCAATAGGGGCAGGGCACGATGGACTTGCCCCAGCCTTCGGCAAAGCCCGGAACATCAGGCATCTGGTCGGTGACGCCATAGCTCAGGATCAGGCGACGCGCCGCAAGGCTTTCGTCATCACCCGTGAGGACGGAGAAATCGTCGATGGCGCCGGAGATGCTGACGGCCCGGGCATTGACCAGCCTGACCGTGGGATAACGCGCCAGTTGCTGCCGCGCCTCGGCCAGGATGTCCAGCGGTGGCTTGTGATCGTGGCCGAGCAGGCCATGCGAGTGGCCGGCGAAGCGATTGCGCGGCAGGCCGGTATCGAGAACGGTGACCTTGCGGCGGGCACGGCCGAGCTGCAGGGCGCCGGCGAGACCGGCAAAGCTGCCGCCGATGATGATGACGTCATCCATGATGGGCTCCGTTGCAGGACAGGTTGAACCCATCCAATGGCTTGCATATTTCGGACACTGCATGGTATCGTAATTCAAGAATTAGGATACTGTCAAGGACTTGAATTGTCGTGACCGAAAATAGCCACCGCCGGCGCGGCCGGCCCGCCAACGAGGCGCTTGGCCAAACGATCCTCGACGCCGCGAGCGAACTCTTTGTGGAATTGGGTTTTCAGGCGACGACGTTGGACAAGGTCGCCCAGCGGGCGAAGATCTCCAAGCTCAGCATCTACAGGCACTTCGAGAACAAGGAAGCGCTGTTCAGCGCGGCCATGGCGGCCGGCTGCCATGGGTTTGCACAGGCCCTTTTTGAAGGTGTCGACGGTTCGGCCGAAGATCAGCTCATGGCGGTGGGATCATCCCTGCTTCGCACCCTGTTGAGGCCGGACGTCCGCAATGTCGAAGCCATGATCATGGCCGACACGACCAATCAGAAGTCGTTAAGCGAGCTCCATTACGAAGCCCGCCCCGCCCATATCATCGCCCAGATCGAGGCCCTGTTGCGTCAGTTGCACGCGAAGGCGATGCTGAACGTGCCCGATCCTCTCCAATCCGCCCGCTTGTTTGCCGCGCTTTTCAAAGGATGCGATCTCCTGATTATCGCACGCTTCGATGAGGCGAGAGCAGAGAACGACAACGAAATCGAATCCTATTGCCGGTCGGCCGTCGCCATGTTCGTCGCCGCGCACGGTGGCAACGACCACGCGGGCGGACAGCCTAGACGAGGATCCTCGATGTTCTGACACTCTGGAAGCAGGACTATCGAGATCAAAGAGTATGGGAGAAATTGCACGCTGGCGCGCAGCATCGCGCCATGGCGTAGAAGAGGCCGTGGCTCCCCGGGCCGGATTCGAACCAGCGACCAACCGGTTAACAGCCGGTTGCTCTACCACTGAGCTACCGGGGAACGGAGGCTCTTTGAGCAAGTGGCGCAGCCTATAGCAAACCCGTTTCGGCTTTGCAAAGCAGCATTTCGCATTTTTCCGAGACTTTTTCGCGCGGCGGTTTCTCGCAATCGGCCTTGCCCACCCTCATATTAGCCGTCTTGGCGACAGGTGTGGAACCGAAAGGGCGGTCGCGGCTTCCGTAAAATGACATTATCGACCCCTCAGACAGGCAGTTCTTCGCGATGACGACTGCGGACCAAAACCGGATACCCGTACGAAAGATCTTGGTTTTCGGGCGCGAATTCACCATGCCGCAGTCGCGCGGTCTCAGAATCACGATCGGCGCGCTTTTGACGATTGGCGGCATCCTCGGGTTCTTGCCGATCCTTGGCTTCTGGATGGTGCCGCTCGGGCTGCTGGTGCTCTCCTATGAATTCGCCATGGTGCGCCGGCACCGGCGCCGCCTGGTCGTCTGGTGGGAGCGGCGGCGCCGGCCGGATTGAGCGGCCGTCGGCCGATCCGTCTCGCATTGCTGTGCTTCGAAGAGAATCAATCCTGGCGCTGTCTCTCCGTGCCAGTGCCGGATTCCTCCGAATCCGGTTGCGCGCATGCCTTCAAATCCTCGCTGATCTCCTTCAGGACCGCGGAAGCCGATGCCAGACGCGCGCGGTCACGCGGTGAAAGCCTGCCGGTGCCTTCGATTCTCAGGCAGTCGATGGCGTAACGCACCAATTCCTCACACCCGAGCAGCGGCACGCTTTCGGTTTCTTGCGTTTCGTCCTTTGGTTTTGCCAGGGCCATGGCGCGGTCCTCCCTGTTTTTCAACGCAAGCCGGTGCGCGGCGTTTCGCTCGATCATCCGCCATGCTTAACGGATTGCTAATGTGAGTGAGCGACTGTGACGGCGATCTGACAGGGGCGGAGCCGGCGCCAAGGAAACCGTTCGGAATGCGTCGTGGCCGCTTGACGGCATTTTCGCCGCAACCTATTGGAACCGGGTGGAACGCCGGGAGCAATGAGGCCTCGTGGCGGAGTGGTTACGCAGAGGACTGCAAATCCTTGCACCCCGGTTCGATTCCGGGCGAGGCCTCCAATGCCCGGGCTCCCGCGCGTCAGCGCCGGAGCCTGAAGTTCCGGTCGACATGAACCGCGATTCTGACGCGGCAAGCAGATTGGTTGGAACATGAGCGCTGATTTTTCCGAACTTCGCGTCAAGATGGTCGATGGTCAGGTCCGCACCACCGACGTGACCAGCGCGCCGCTGCTCGACGCGATGCTTTCCGTGCCGCGCGAGGTTTTCGTCGGCGATCGCCAGCGCGATCTCGCCTATATCGACGGGGACATCCGCATCGCCGACGGTGCCGATGGCCCGCGATACCTGATGGAAGCTTCGCCGCTGGCCAAGCTGATGCAATTGGCCGAGATCAGCGTGGCCGATTCGGCGCTCGATGTAGGCTGCGGCACCGGCTACGCCTCGGCGATCCTGTCGCGCCTGGCGAGATCCGTCGTGGCGCTCGAAAGCGATTCGGCATTGGCGCAAACCGCCGGGTCGACCCTGTCCAGCCTGGGCTGCGGCAATGTGACCGTGGCTCAGGGCGCACTGGCGCAAGGCCATGCGGCAAAAGCCCCTTACGATGTCATCTTCATCGGCGGCAGTGTCGGCAAAGTGCCGGCGTCGCTGCTCGACCAGCTCGCCGAAGGCGGCCGCCTGGTTGCGGTCGAGGGCCAGGGCAATGCGGGCGTGGCGCGGCTTTTTTTCAAGGCTGGGGGGGTTGTAACCGGTAGAAGGGCATTTAATGCGGCAATTAAGCCACTACCCGGGTTCGAACGTGAGCATGCTTTCGAATTCTGAATGATTTGGCCTTGCAGCAAAGGCTTTGTCATGTTCGCTTGCATTTGAACGATCGTTGCTGATCCCAGACTGGGGGCACTTTGGGCCGAGCGACAGGGAACATGAAACACGCCACGCCGGCTGCTCCAGAAGGAGAAGTCGGCGCGGCGCGGTTCCCATGGAAAACGAATGAGGGATATAACGT
Coding sequences within:
- a CDS encoding glutathione S-transferase family protein encodes the protein MNTTSPGMSVKLYGTAGSPNVRGAMLGLAEKGVEYEFVSLMPPAWKTPEHLARNPFGKVPVLEHDGFEVFETQAILRYLDQTFPGPALQPTNAREGARMNQIIGIIDCYLGPSWGGIGFERVVAPTFLGQPTNMERVNAAVPMARSCAEALEPLIAAPYLTGETFSLADIRLMPHFDRLRITPEGEAILDGKNKLVQWFAHVSGRPSAKQVLQ
- a CDS encoding NAD(P)/FAD-dependent oxidoreductase, encoding MDDVIIIGGSFAGLAGALQLGRARRKVTVLDTGLPRNRFAGHSHGLLGHDHKPPLDILAEARQQLARYPTVRLVNARAVSISGAIDDFSVLTGDDESLAARRLILSYGVTDQMPDVPGFAEGWGKSIVPCPYCDGFEVAGQHWGLVWSGRQSHNQVRLFHDWTDRLTVFADGHDIPPDIRADLARRNTPVVNGRIIEIAHHGAHNATVKLDTGPNVAVDILFAHPRNKPAASLHESLDLATVDTPLGIILKVDERRETSTPGIYAAGDLANPLTPPSVTLASSHGAMAGIFAQQSMLV
- a CDS encoding TetR/AcrR family transcriptional regulator: MTENSHRRRGRPANEALGQTILDAASELFVELGFQATTLDKVAQRAKISKLSIYRHFENKEALFSAAMAAGCHGFAQALFEGVDGSAEDQLMAVGSSLLRTLLRPDVRNVEAMIMADTTNQKSLSELHYEARPAHIIAQIEALLRQLHAKAMLNVPDPLQSARLFAALFKGCDLLIIARFDEARAENDNEIESYCRSAVAMFVAAHGGNDHAGGQPRRGSSMF
- a CDS encoding protein-L-isoaspartate O-methyltransferase family protein is translated as MSADFSELRVKMVDGQVRTTDVTSAPLLDAMLSVPREVFVGDRQRDLAYIDGDIRIADGADGPRYLMEASPLAKLMQLAEISVADSALDVGCGTGYASAILSRLARSVVALESDSALAQTAGSTLSSLGCGNVTVAQGALAQGHAAKAPYDVIFIGGSVGKVPASLLDQLAEGGRLVAVEGQGNAGVARLFFKAGGVVTGRRAFNAAIKPLPGFEREHAFEF